One Hypnocyclicus thermotrophus DNA segment encodes these proteins:
- a CDS encoding ROK family transcriptional regulator yields the protein MEKGNFNLIKSININGILEIIRAKGPISRADIAKLTSLTPASISKTTKKLIKIGILEEIGIGQTTGGRPPIMLKLKSKAAYIIGVYMGPNSLDFILADLDGVVITEKSFKLKNHTKDYILRNLILNLKEIINNTEEEIFGIGIAMNGIVDISKGISVFSPHYEWKNIELEKILEKELKLSVIVDNDVRAMARGEGKFGVAKESKNFLVVNISEGIGSALILNGEIYTGGNYSAGEIGHITVEEHSTKRCSCGNYGCLEALASTKAMIENIKYKLMIGEQSKYLKYENIDLDKIIKAAKKGDRLARDLIIENAKYLGKALATVINIVNPNLIVIIGEINKIEGLFYKNVETTIKRYGLTTTLKNLEIKPSILQEKSATIGAVTLILENLFKGKRILSHKV from the coding sequence ATGGAAAAAGGAAATTTTAATTTAATAAAAAGTATAAATATAAATGGGATATTAGAGATAATTAGAGCAAAAGGACCTATATCAAGAGCAGATATAGCAAAACTAACATCTCTTACTCCAGCTAGTATTTCTAAAACAACTAAAAAACTTATTAAAATAGGAATTTTAGAAGAGATTGGAATAGGTCAAACAACAGGTGGTAGACCACCAATAATGCTTAAACTAAAATCAAAAGCAGCTTATATAATAGGTGTCTATATGGGGCCTAATTCATTAGATTTTATTTTAGCTGACCTTGATGGTGTAGTAATAACAGAAAAAAGTTTTAAACTTAAAAATCATACTAAAGATTATATATTACGTAATTTAATATTAAATTTAAAAGAAATAATTAATAATACTGAAGAAGAAATATTTGGAATAGGTATTGCAATGAATGGAATTGTTGATATAAGTAAAGGAATATCAGTATTTTCACCACATTATGAATGGAAAAATATAGAATTAGAAAAAATATTAGAAAAAGAATTAAAATTATCTGTAATAGTAGACAATGATGTAAGAGCGATGGCGAGAGGGGAAGGGAAATTTGGTGTTGCAAAAGAAAGTAAAAATTTTTTAGTAGTAAATATAAGTGAAGGGATAGGGTCTGCATTAATTTTAAATGGAGAAATTTATACAGGTGGAAACTATAGTGCTGGAGAGATAGGACATATAACAGTAGAAGAACATAGTACTAAAAGATGTAGCTGTGGAAATTATGGATGTCTTGAAGCGCTTGCATCGACAAAAGCAATGATTGAAAATATAAAATATAAATTAATGATAGGAGAACAAAGTAAATATTTAAAATATGAAAATATAGATTTAGATAAAATAATTAAAGCGGCTAAAAAAGGAGATAGATTAGCAAGAGATTTAATAATAGAAAACGCAAAATATTTAGGCAAAGCACTTGCAACAGTAATAAATATAGTGAATCCTAACCTTATAGTAATAATAGGAGAGATAAATAAAATAGAAGGATTATTTTATAAAAATGTAGAAACAACAATAAAAAGATATGGATTAACAACTACATTGAAAAATTTAGAAATAAAACCATCTATACTACAAGAAAAATCAGCAACAATAGGTGCTGTTACACTAATATTAGAAAATTTATTTAAGGGAAAAAGAATTTTAAGTCATAAAGTATAA
- a CDS encoding PTS sugar transporter subunit IIA encodes MKLSTYMTEEFIFLDIDSNDIDSLIKKSIDELAKVDKKLVSIEKEVTETVLKREHEISTAIGNGVMIPHGRLGGYDDILVALVRVKKPIKYEIAAIHKEDDIKYMFLILASKNKNKLVLKLMSAISKLVNQKEFLDKIDIEIDKNKILKYIKKYEKDVKDTITAEDIMIKDVERVYENETLEDVASKLVISDLPGLPVFDMFDNFIGEITPRELIEYGLPKYMSLLGDMSFLATGEPFEDYFKNENTVKVNELYRKSVLTVTRKTPIMELSYLMVTKSATRLYVVEDNKFYGMILRKDIIKKVLHI; translated from the coding sequence ATGAAATTATCTACTTATATGACAGAAGAATTTATATTTTTAGATATAGATTCAAATGATATAGACAGTTTAATAAAAAAATCTATAGATGAATTAGCTAAAGTTGATAAAAAGTTAGTATCAATAGAAAAGGAAGTTACAGAAACAGTCTTAAAAAGAGAACACGAAATATCTACAGCGATAGGAAATGGGGTAATGATTCCTCATGGAAGATTAGGTGGTTATGATGATATATTAGTAGCTTTAGTAAGAGTAAAAAAACCAATAAAATATGAAATAGCAGCTATTCATAAAGAAGATGATATAAAATATATGTTTTTGATACTTGCATCAAAAAATAAAAATAAACTTGTTTTAAAATTGATGTCAGCTATAAGTAAACTTGTAAATCAAAAAGAGTTTTTAGATAAAATAGATATAGAAATAGATAAAAATAAGATATTAAAATATATTAAAAAGTATGAAAAAGATGTAAAAGATACAATTACAGCTGAAGATATAATGATAAAAGATGTTGAGAGAGTATATGAGAATGAAACTCTTGAAGATGTAGCAAGTAAACTTGTAATAAGTGATCTTCCTGGACTTCCAGTATTTGATATGTTTGATAATTTTATAGGAGAGATAACACCAAGAGAGCTTATAGAATATGGACTTCCTAAATACATGTCATTACTTGGTGATATGAGTTTTTTAGCTACAGGAGAACCATTTGAAGATTATTTTAAAAATGAAAACACTGTAAAAGTAAATGAATTATATAGAAAGAGCGTACTTACTGTAACTAGAAAAACACCTATTATGGAACTTAGTTATTTAATGGTGACTAAAAGTGCTACAAGACTTTATGTAGTAGAAGATAATAAGTTTTATGGTATGATACTTAGAAAAGATATAATTAAAAAGGTACTTCATATCTAA
- a CDS encoding SLC13 family permease, which yields MTQFLIGVIIFILTFALIVSEKIPDTLSALLGGFLMIAVGIISEEKAFESIDMEVIFLLIGMMIIVHIMSETGVFQWVAIRLAQFVRGEPFLLLILLMLATALFSAFLDNVTTIMLIVPVSIILTEQLKLDPIPFLLMEVFASNIGGAATLIGDPPNILIATAGEISFNEFMFNMGPLVLIDMLFLIIISWFLFGRKMKVSRDLKARIMEIDPNRALRDNKILMKSGIVMGLVILGFLTNSITNFGIAATAMSGAVVLMIIAKQDPEEIFKTVEWKTLFFFIGLFILVQGVVEIGVLKILGQKMIKVTHGNLKITSALILWISTFVSAIVNNIPYTTTIIPLIKNELIPNIMKLHPELTKKTIEYALWWALSVGACFGGNATIVGASANVVATGIAAKSGRKISFFEFLKYGVLITILTVIVSNIYIYWRYL from the coding sequence ATGACACAATTTTTAATTGGAGTAATTATATTTATTTTAACTTTTGCATTAATTGTATCAGAAAAAATTCCAGATACTCTTTCGGCACTACTGGGTGGTTTTTTAATGATAGCAGTAGGAATAATATCAGAAGAAAAAGCTTTTGAATCAATTGACATGGAAGTAATATTTTTACTTATTGGAATGATGATAATAGTACATATTATGTCAGAAACAGGAGTTTTTCAATGGGTAGCAATAAGATTAGCACAATTTGTTAGAGGTGAACCATTTCTTTTATTAATATTACTTATGTTAGCTACAGCTTTATTTTCAGCATTTTTAGATAATGTAACGACAATAATGCTTATAGTACCAGTATCTATAATACTTACTGAGCAATTAAAACTTGATCCAATACCATTTTTATTAATGGAAGTATTTGCATCAAATATAGGGGGAGCAGCAACACTTATTGGAGATCCACCTAATATACTTATAGCAACAGCTGGAGAAATATCATTTAATGAATTTATGTTTAATATGGGACCACTTGTACTAATAGATATGTTATTTTTAATAATAATCAGTTGGTTTTTATTTGGAAGAAAAATGAAAGTATCCAGAGATCTAAAAGCTCGTATTATGGAAATAGATCCGAATAGAGCACTTAGAGATAATAAAATATTAATGAAATCTGGTATAGTTATGGGATTAGTAATATTAGGATTTTTAACTAATTCTATTACAAATTTTGGAATTGCAGCTACAGCAATGTCTGGTGCAGTAGTATTGATGATAATAGCAAAACAAGATCCAGAAGAAATTTTTAAAACTGTTGAATGGAAAACATTGTTTTTCTTTATAGGATTATTTATTTTAGTACAAGGAGTAGTAGAAATAGGAGTACTTAAAATACTAGGACAAAAAATGATAAAAGTAACACATGGAAATTTAAAAATAACATCTGCACTCATTCTTTGGATATCTACATTTGTTTCTGCTATTGTAAATAACATACCGTATACAACAACAATTATTCCCTTAATAAAAAATGAACTTATACCAAATATAATGAAATTACATCCAGAATTAACAAAAAAAACAATAGAATATGCATTGTGGTGGGCATTATCAGTAGGGGCATGTTTTGGAGGAAATGCAACAATAGTAGGAGCATCTGCAAATGTTGTAGCTACTGGAATAGCAGCAAAAAGTGGAAGAAAAATAAGTTTTTTTGAATTTTTAAAATATGGAGTATTGATTACTATATTAACAGTAATAGTATCTAATATTTATATTTATTGGAGATATTTATAA
- a CDS encoding ArsB/NhaD family transporter, protein MDQVIIGALIFVITFVLIITERIPNTLSALLGGILMVLVGILSEEKAFEAIDLEVIFLLIGMMVIVHIMSETGVFQWIAIKLAQFIKGEPFLLLVLLIWITAIFSAFLDNVTTILLIVPVSIILTEQLKVDPIPFLLMEIFASNIGGAATLIGDPPNILIGTAAKLNFNEFMFNMGPLVIINIILLIIISWFLFGKKMKVSRDLKAKIMDIDPNKALKDKNILWKSALVMFFVILGFVTHTFTHIGIAVIALAGAVILMILINKEPEEVFKTVEWKTLFFFIGLFMLVEGVVEIGIIKILAEKLLEMTKNDVKITSILILWLSGIVSGVIDNIPYTTTLIPMIQKEMIPSIMKSHPELTKKTIEYALWWALSTGACFGGNATIVGASANVVATGIAAKSGRKINFFEFLKYGILITLITIIVSTIYIYVRYL, encoded by the coding sequence ATGGATCAAGTAATCATAGGGGCATTAATTTTTGTGATAACTTTTGTATTGATTATTACTGAAAGAATACCAAATACGTTATCGGCACTACTTGGTGGTATATTAATGGTATTAGTTGGAATATTATCAGAGGAAAAGGCTTTTGAAGCAATTGATTTAGAAGTGATATTTTTACTTATTGGAATGATGGTAATAGTACATATTATGTCTGAAACAGGAGTTTTTCAGTGGATAGCGATAAAATTAGCTCAATTTATAAAGGGAGAACCATTTTTATTATTAGTGTTATTAATCTGGATAACCGCTATATTTTCAGCATTTTTAGATAATGTTACAACTATTTTACTTATAGTGCCGGTATCAATAATTCTTACTGAACAGTTAAAAGTTGATCCAATACCATTTTTATTAATGGAGATATTCGCATCAAATATAGGAGGAGCAGCTACTTTAATAGGGGACCCTCCTAATATTTTAATAGGAACAGCAGCAAAACTTAATTTTAATGAATTTATGTTTAATATGGGTCCATTAGTAATAATTAATATAATATTACTTATTATTATTAGTTGGTTTTTATTTGGAAAAAAAATGAAAGTATCAAGAGATTTAAAAGCTAAAATAATGGATATAGATCCAAATAAAGCTCTTAAAGATAAGAATATTTTATGGAAATCAGCATTAGTTATGTTTTTTGTTATATTAGGATTTGTAACACATACATTTACTCATATAGGAATAGCAGTAATAGCATTAGCTGGTGCAGTAATTCTTATGATACTTATAAATAAAGAACCGGAAGAAGTATTTAAAACAGTAGAATGGAAAACATTATTTTTCTTTATAGGGTTATTTATGTTAGTAGAAGGAGTAGTTGAAATTGGTATTATTAAAATTTTAGCAGAAAAATTATTAGAAATGACAAAAAATGACGTAAAAATAACCTCTATTTTAATTTTATGGTTATCAGGTATAGTTTCTGGAGTAATTGATAATATACCCTATACAACGACATTGATTCCAATGATACAAAAAGAAATGATACCTTCTATAATGAAATCGCATCCAGAATTAACAAAAAAAACAATAGAGTATGCATTATGGTGGGCTTTATCAACTGGAGCATGTTTTGGAGGAAATGCAACAATAGTAGGAGCATCTGCAAATGTTGTAGCTACTGGAATAGCAGCAAAAAGTGGAAGAAAAATAAATTTTTTTGAATTTTTAAAATACGGAATTTTAATAACATTAATTACAATAATTGTTTCAACAATATATATATATGTTAGATATTTATAA
- a CDS encoding DegV family EDD domain-containing protein, which produces MEKLDIKVLTAIRLAKLFIAGSRWVSKYADVLNDLNVYPVPDGDTGTNMSMTLQAIENDLIKLNDEMTMEGLIETVSEAVLLGARGNSGTILSQILQGFLNAAIGKTELDIKDVVHAFDRAREYAYNSVTEPVEGTILTVIREIAEAAKTWPEDKDNFVDFLSFIKNVAYESTEKTIDMLPKLKEAGVVDAGAKGLFYLMEGFEKSITDEEMLKDLERIVSNQAKRKTKVGFVEEDLEYKYCTEYIIMAGEFDIEEYKERIAKLGNSMIVAKTSKKTKTHIHTNNPGQALEIAGEYGELTNIKIDNMAQQHRSLVVGENEKGFTVDQHILIENLNIINNKAFVAIADTIEMAQLFLKIGAAGVLLGGQSKNPSVSDIEEMISQIEAEEIIILPNNKNIISTANLVCERSKKNVILFETRTMLEGYYVLKNRKEDLKEIVANTHRNKSIEITIAVRDTKADGLTIKKGSYIALVDGKLKYTNERLEEIISDIYRENITKDTLRIFAVKGKHTTKEGNDMLLSPEIDIEVYEGQQENYNYYIYIENRDPNLPEIAIVTDSAGDITKDLIDQYNINLLPIIVNFGKESYKDFFELKSEEFWEKILNGEMSKTAHPSTAEMRDMYNKLFAKGYKKIISIHMSSKMSGLQQSAKLARTMTGREKDIQIVDSKAVTILQGHLVIEAAKRAKQGESFENIVSWLEIAREKSSVYFIVNDLKYLEKGGRIGKASAAIGGVLKLKPILKIDDGEVSSYGKVLGEIAALKKIERLIKEQLKNNSIIAYPIWGGATEEFENAEKIRVFLEKQAKVDCRGKINIGPVVGSHSGPIYGVVMFPKLS; this is translated from the coding sequence ATGGAAAAATTAGATATAAAAGTGTTAACAGCAATTAGACTTGCAAAATTGTTTATAGCAGGAAGTAGATGGGTATCCAAATATGCTGATGTCTTAAATGATTTAAATGTATACCCGGTACCAGATGGTGATACAGGGACAAATATGTCAATGACTCTTCAAGCAATAGAAAATGATCTTATAAAATTAAATGATGAAATGACAATGGAAGGACTAATAGAGACTGTTTCAGAAGCTGTTCTTTTAGGAGCTAGAGGAAATTCTGGTACAATATTATCTCAAATATTACAAGGATTTTTAAATGCTGCGATAGGAAAAACTGAGCTAGATATAAAAGATGTAGTACATGCTTTTGATAGAGCTAGAGAATATGCATATAATTCTGTAACTGAACCTGTAGAAGGGACTATACTTACAGTTATTAGAGAAATAGCAGAAGCAGCTAAAACTTGGCCTGAAGATAAAGATAATTTTGTAGATTTTTTATCATTTATAAAAAATGTAGCTTATGAAAGCACTGAAAAAACAATAGATATGTTACCAAAATTAAAAGAAGCTGGAGTTGTAGATGCTGGAGCAAAAGGTCTTTTTTATTTAATGGAAGGATTTGAAAAATCTATTACAGATGAAGAAATGTTAAAAGATCTTGAAAGAATAGTAAGTAATCAAGCAAAAAGAAAAACTAAAGTTGGATTTGTAGAAGAAGATCTAGAGTATAAGTATTGTACAGAATATATAATAATGGCTGGAGAATTTGATATAGAAGAATACAAAGAAAGAATTGCAAAACTTGGTAATTCTATGATTGTGGCTAAAACTAGTAAAAAAACAAAAACACATATACATACAAATAATCCAGGACAAGCCCTAGAAATAGCCGGAGAGTATGGAGAACTTACAAATATAAAAATAGATAATATGGCACAACAACACAGAAGTCTTGTAGTAGGAGAAAATGAAAAAGGATTTACAGTAGATCAACATATATTAATAGAGAATTTAAATATTATTAACAATAAAGCATTTGTTGCAATTGCGGATACTATAGAAATGGCACAACTATTTTTAAAAATAGGAGCGGCAGGAGTTCTTCTTGGGGGACAAAGTAAAAACCCAAGTGTATCAGATATAGAAGAAATGATTTCTCAAATTGAAGCTGAAGAAATTATAATTTTACCAAACAATAAAAATATAATATCAACAGCTAATCTTGTGTGTGAAAGATCTAAAAAAAATGTAATATTATTTGAAACAAGAACTATGTTAGAAGGATATTATGTACTTAAAAATAGAAAAGAAGATTTAAAAGAGATAGTAGCTAATACACATAGAAATAAATCTATAGAGATAACGATAGCAGTAAGAGATACAAAAGCTGATGGACTTACTATTAAAAAAGGAAGTTATATAGCTCTTGTAGATGGGAAATTAAAATATACAAATGAAAGATTAGAAGAGATTATAAGTGATATTTATAGAGAAAATATAACAAAAGATACTCTTAGAATTTTTGCGGTAAAAGGTAAACACACTACAAAAGAAGGAAATGATATGCTTTTATCTCCTGAAATAGATATAGAAGTATATGAAGGACAGCAAGAAAACTATAATTATTATATATATATAGAAAATAGAGATCCAAATTTACCAGAAATAGCAATTGTTACAGATTCTGCTGGAGATATAACAAAAGATCTCATAGATCAATATAATATAAATCTTCTTCCAATTATAGTAAACTTTGGAAAAGAAAGTTATAAAGATTTTTTTGAATTAAAATCAGAAGAATTTTGGGAAAAAATATTAAATGGAGAAATGTCAAAAACAGCTCATCCTTCAACAGCTGAAATGAGAGATATGTATAATAAGCTTTTTGCAAAAGGTTATAAAAAAATAATTTCTATACATATGTCTAGTAAAATGAGTGGATTACAACAATCAGCAAAATTAGCTAGAACAATGACAGGAAGAGAAAAAGATATACAAATAGTAGATAGTAAAGCTGTAACTATACTTCAAGGACATTTAGTAATAGAAGCAGCTAAAAGAGCAAAACAAGGAGAGAGCTTTGAAAATATAGTAAGTTGGCTAGAAATAGCTAGAGAAAAATCATCAGTTTATTTTATAGTAAATGATTTAAAATATCTAGAAAAAGGTGGAAGAATAGGAAAAGCTTCTGCAGCAATAGGTGGAGTACTAAAATTAAAGCCTATTTTAAAAATAGATGATGGAGAAGTAAGTTCTTACGGTAAAGTACTAGGAGAAATAGCAGCATTGAAAAAAATAGAAAGACTTATAAAAGAACAATTGAAAAATAATTCAATAATTGCATATCCTATATGGGGTGGAGCAACAGAAGAGTTTGAAAATGCTGAAAAAATAAGAGTATTTTTAGAGAAACAGGCTAAAGTAGATTGTAGAGGAAAAATAAATATAGGACCTGTAGTTGGTTCACATTCTGGACCTATTTATGGAGTAGTAATGTTTCCAAAACTTTCATAA
- a CDS encoding KdsC family phosphatase, whose amino-acid sequence MSRNVENIKFIILDVDGTLTDGKLYYDNNGIETKSFSVKDGFAIVEARELGFKFGIITGRESKIVEKRAKELKFEIIYQGIKNKLEKIDEICNIYNIKYEEIAYMGDDINDIPAIKKVGFTAAPNDADNFIKEQVDFVSTKNGGDGAVREFIEHILKEKNLWKNIIEKYLNK is encoded by the coding sequence ATGTCAAGAAATGTAGAGAATATAAAATTTATAATACTTGATGTAGATGGAACATTAACAGATGGTAAATTATATTATGATAATAATGGAATAGAAACTAAAAGTTTTAGTGTAAAAGATGGATTTGCTATTGTCGAAGCCAGAGAACTTGGATTTAAGTTTGGTATAATAACAGGAAGAGAATCAAAAATTGTAGAAAAAAGAGCAAAAGAATTGAAATTTGAAATTATTTATCAAGGGATAAAAAATAAACTTGAAAAAATTGATGAAATATGTAATATATATAATATTAAGTATGAAGAAATAGCATATATGGGTGATGATATAAATGATATTCCTGCAATAAAAAAAGTAGGATTTACTGCTGCTCCAAATGATGCAGATAATTTTATAAAAGAACAAGTAGATTTTGTATCTACAAAAAATGGTGGAGATGGGGCAGTAAGAGAATTTATAGAGCATATTTTAAAGGAAAAAAATCTTTGGAAAAATATAATAGAAAAATATTTAAATAAGTAA
- a CDS encoding cupin domain-containing protein, translating to MLGEKIKKIRNEKGFSLRDLASQVDLSASFLSQIEQGKASPSIENLKKIANSLDVRVSYLIEDEEVKKDAIVTRKKDRDTVESMDSNTKISLLASGNIDKDMEPILYEIGPYGESGRESYQHPGEEFVFVLEGKLDVYINEKCYSLEEGDSLYFKSNQKHKFKNETNKTCKVMWVVTPPTF from the coding sequence ATGTTAGGTGAGAAAATAAAAAAAATAAGAAATGAAAAAGGATTTTCATTAAGAGATTTAGCATCGCAAGTGGATTTATCAGCTAGTTTTTTATCGCAAATAGAACAAGGAAAAGCATCTCCATCTATTGAAAACTTAAAAAAAATAGCAAATAGTTTAGATGTAAGAGTAAGTTATTTAATAGAAGACGAAGAAGTAAAAAAAGACGCTATAGTTACAAGAAAAAAAGATAGAGATACAGTGGAAAGCATGGATTCTAATACTAAAATATCATTACTAGCATCAGGAAATATAGATAAAGATATGGAGCCAATACTTTATGAAATAGGACCATATGGAGAAAGTGGAAGAGAATCGTACCAACATCCAGGAGAAGAATTTGTATTTGTACTTGAAGGTAAGTTAGATGTATATATAAATGAAAAATGCTATTCACTAGAAGAAGGAGATAGTCTATACTTTAAATCAAATCAAAAACATAAATTTAAAAATGAAACAAATAAAACATGTAAAGTAATGTGGGTAGTAACACCACCAACATTTTAA
- a CDS encoding CinA family nicotinamide mononucleotide deamidase-related protein, with protein MRAYIILVGTELLSGMMIDTNSIYIAEELNKIGITIIGKSVVSDDIDEIIDLLKYVYNKSDIVIFSGGLGPTIDDVTRDAISKFLNIKNEIDGFHYDKMIEKFKLRNIKIFEKNKKEVMVPTGSEVFYNEPGIAPGFYINKIAAFPGVPIELKNLFPKFLSFLKEKYSLNKEVYIKDILFWGIAESILENEILDIIKNYENEIIFEFLVKDYGIIFRMQTEKHKIDLVNEIKNKIDNKLSGYIIGEDNERIETNVINKLIKQNKRISLGESCTGGLIASKLVSVSGASKVFTEGIVVYSNEAKHERLNVKKETIKKYGAVSKETVYEMLKGLKTEIGIAVSGIAGPNGGTKEKPVGTVYIGIKKDDIYNIKKHHFNGNREKIRERASLTALFELLKLL; from the coding sequence ATGAGAGCATATATTATTTTAGTAGGAACTGAACTTTTAAGTGGAATGATGATTGATACAAATAGTATCTATATAGCAGAAGAATTGAATAAAATAGGGATTACAATAATTGGAAAATCAGTAGTAAGTGATGATATAGATGAGATAATAGATTTATTAAAATATGTATATAATAAATCAGACATAGTAATATTTTCAGGTGGATTAGGGCCTACGATTGATGATGTTACTAGAGATGCAATATCAAAATTTTTAAATATTAAAAATGAAATAGATGGATTTCATTATGATAAGATGATAGAAAAGTTTAAATTAAGAAATATTAAAATTTTTGAAAAAAATAAAAAAGAAGTAATGGTACCAACAGGAAGTGAAGTTTTTTATAATGAGCCAGGAATTGCACCTGGATTTTATATAAATAAAATTGCGGCGTTTCCAGGAGTACCAATAGAGCTCAAAAATTTATTTCCTAAATTTTTAAGTTTTTTAAAAGAAAAATATTCTTTAAATAAAGAGGTATATATAAAAGATATTTTATTTTGGGGAATAGCTGAATCTATTTTAGAAAATGAGATTTTAGATATTATAAAAAATTATGAAAATGAAATTATTTTTGAATTTTTGGTAAAAGATTATGGTATAATATTTAGGATGCAGACAGAAAAACATAAAATTGATTTAGTTAATGAAATAAAAAATAAAATAGATAATAAATTAAGTGGATATATTATTGGTGAAGATAATGAAAGAATAGAGACAAATGTTATAAATAAATTAATAAAACAAAATAAAAGGATATCTTTGGGAGAATCATGTACAGGAGGATTAATAGCCTCAAAGCTTGTATCAGTTTCTGGAGCGTCTAAAGTATTTACAGAAGGAATAGTAGTATACTCAAATGAAGCAAAACACGAGAGACTTAATGTAAAAAAAGAGACAATAAAAAAATATGGAGCAGTAAGTAAAGAAACTGTGTATGAAATGTTAAAAGGATTAAAAACAGAAATTGGAATAGCAGTATCAGGGATAGCAGGTCCTAATGGTGGAACAAAAGAAAAGCCAGTAGGGACAGTATATATAGGCATAAAAAAAGATGATATTTATAATATAAAAAAACATCATTTTAATGGAAATAGAGAAAAAATTAGAGAAAGAGCTTCGTTAACTGCACTTTTTGAACTGTTAAAATTACTTTAA
- a CDS encoding response regulator transcription factor, whose translation MGKKILIVDDEKHILQIVKFNLEKKGKYEVVSANDGQEGYEVSIKEKPDLIISDIMMPRLTGLEMCKLIRENDEVKSIPLIILTAKGQDNYIEEGKKYDVTDFLTKPFSPRELLLKVREILGE comes from the coding sequence ATGGGCAAAAAAATATTGATAGTAGATGACGAAAAACATATATTACAAATAGTAAAATTTAACCTTGAAAAAAAAGGAAAATATGAAGTTGTATCAGCAAATGATGGACAAGAAGGGTATGAAGTATCCATAAAAGAAAAACCGGATTTAATTATATCTGATATTATGATGCCTAGATTAACAGGACTTGAAATGTGTAAACTTATTAGAGAAAATGATGAAGTGAAAAGTATACCACTTATAATATTAACAGCTAAGGGGCAAGATAATTATATTGAAGAAGGGAAAAAATATGATGTAACAGATTTTTTAACAAAACCATTTAGTCCAAGAGAGCTTTTATTGAAAGTAAGAGAAATATTAGGTGAATAA